The Bernardetia litoralis DSM 6794 genome includes a window with the following:
- a CDS encoding IS4 family transposase produces MRYSLTNEINKLIDRFPILSHLSRKKFLAMYILALINSRNVQFCETANHLNPEVKNKSNETRIQDFYRKAELNFDQIALLFFCIFPSSQKLDIVIDRTEWDFGKYQCNILMVVLSNRTLTLPFYWELLDNKSGNSNTENRIDLVKKCLDIILPQRISLFVGDREFVGHHWFKYLKYNKINFCFRIPKHHNIVHYDEHMNKIVQKAEHLHQAYPNGITLSNRLVDGIVGNVYIGTGKDGELLFLFGNLAAPTLPKYYERRWTIESFFQNLKGRGFNLKITHLQNSEKLKKLIACVSLAYAFCSNTGLYEHRKVQKIKNKNHGRKSTSFARKGIDIIRDLLKQTELLDQLVEKFVKIICINARKIIAKSDFLHEKMVI; encoded by the coding sequence ATGAGATATTCTCTCACTAACGAAATTAATAAATTAATAGACCGTTTCCCAATTCTTTCGCACCTTTCTCGTAAAAAATTTCTAGCTATGTATATTTTAGCTTTAATTAATAGTAGAAATGTGCAATTTTGTGAAACAGCAAATCACCTCAATCCAGAAGTTAAAAATAAATCTAATGAAACTAGAATACAAGATTTTTACAGAAAAGCAGAGTTAAATTTTGACCAAATTGCACTTCTATTTTTTTGTATTTTTCCCTCTTCTCAAAAATTAGACATTGTTATAGATCGTACAGAATGGGATTTTGGTAAATATCAATGCAATATTCTAATGGTTGTGCTAAGTAATCGTACACTTACTTTACCTTTTTATTGGGAATTATTAGATAATAAAAGTGGCAATTCCAACACCGAAAATAGGATAGATTTAGTAAAAAAATGTTTGGACATCATTCTTCCTCAACGAATTAGTTTATTTGTTGGAGATAGGGAATTTGTAGGTCATCATTGGTTTAAGTATCTGAAATACAATAAGATAAATTTTTGTTTTCGAATTCCCAAACATCATAATATTGTTCATTATGACGAACACATGAATAAAATAGTGCAAAAAGCAGAGCATCTTCATCAAGCTTATCCTAATGGAATAACTTTGTCTAATAGATTAGTAGATGGTATTGTAGGAAATGTATATATAGGAACAGGAAAAGATGGAGAACTTTTATTTTTATTTGGCAATTTAGCAGCTCCTACTTTACCTAAATACTATGAAAGAAGGTGGACAATAGAGAGCTTTTTTCAGAACTTAAAAGGAAGAGGTTTTAATTTAAAAATTACTCATTTACAAAATAGCGAAAAGCTTAAAAAATTGATTGCTTGCGTTTCTCTAGCTTATGCTTTTTGTTCTAATACAGGGCTGTACGAACATAGAAAAGTGCAAAAAATAAAAAATAAAAATCATGGCAGAAAATCTACAAGTTTTGCACGAAAAGGAATAGACATAATACGAGATTTATTAAAACAGACAGAATTATTAGACCAACTTGTTGAAAAATTTGTCAAAATTATTTGCATAAATGCACGAAAAATAATTGCCAAATCTGATTTTTTACACGAAAAAATGGTAATTTAA
- a CDS encoding PAS domain S-box protein has protein sequence MLNRFSIRTKITIRLLIVVLIAAFVLSGVSYNRGKEAIEQRYWQNLKVINTLKSKEIQGVFSQINSHVSLLQGYSSVLQSLRKVNTIAENKYTDTLKNQLNNKLNKSLLPFQKTYNYPNLVLVNKDGRIIYKTNPKADYLIFGRIYDRYQEILTYAQDGIYFNEPRVAKELSGNLSRMEAIAPVYDPEQNGLKIGYIIVELDMQVVYDVVSDTTGLGQTGEIVLGRQKSKTTLTFLNKLKKQHHNTPKIIGDGKAEGLERALKEKTTGYGFSIDYKGSETLSAWNYIEPVGWGIVTQIDKSAVDNDLNGLVMAFILTGGVIIIVAGGVVFGFSTVLTRPIERLQVVLGIVAKGELPKEIKKETNDEIGQMTEAVNNLVQALKRTADFAYQIGKGNYKASFKPMGDNDTFGNALITMRDSIQDADSKDKQRNWIVSGVAEVGEILREYQTIEELSEKIIAFITEKINAVQGSFYIVEEDEITQESSIVMRATYAYHKRKYLKKSFRFAEGLVGQAAIEQDIILRTEIPDNYMTISSGLLGEQKPKALLIVPLITDEKVYGVLEFAGLSCFTDTEVNFVREISIIIARTIFNIKINDRTISLLQESQQMSEELQLQQEVLRQNAEEMESTQEELRKSNARLEEQILEVNRTQKRMQVLLENASEVITIYEKNGKVRYISPSIESILGYEQSELIGTNDVDNVQQGSKETFKQLFENLLEHPDENITIQYEYRKKNGDPVWLEATGTNRLSDPAIRGIVINSRDITERRRAEQESRMRGQMQALSENSPDLIMRINPEGKIFYVNPTIKNLTGLEPSLLTNKMMKGSELPIAIVNRIEEITDKVNRTGNKVLRELEIDSVAGERVMQTTAIPEYNDQAYLESILVVSHDITERKRNEFEVRETNRKISESINYARRIQSAILPESRHLQSIFSDSFIFYKPRDIVSGDFPWYVQKGDDVYIAAVDCTGHGVPGALISLIGYFILNEIISSSQTILSPAQILDRLNKGVAQTLRQDTEGNTKDGMDIALCHINTKQNKVEFAGAHRPLYILPKEGDLIQIKGDRKPIGGGAIYNASSDFSNHSQTISEGDSIYIFSDGLPDQFGGEEDKKFSSKQIRELLIKNRTQNMEEMHTTFENRFEEWMGNNKQIDDILMIGIKF, from the coding sequence ATGCTCAATCGATTCAGCATTCGTACTAAAATCACGATACGACTCTTAATAGTAGTGCTTATTGCTGCATTTGTGCTTAGTGGAGTTTCTTATAATCGTGGAAAAGAAGCTATAGAACAGCGTTATTGGCAAAATCTAAAAGTAATCAATACACTCAAAAGCAAAGAGATTCAAGGTGTTTTTTCTCAAATTAATTCTCATGTCAGTTTACTTCAAGGGTATTCATCTGTTTTACAATCACTCCGAAAGGTAAATACAATTGCTGAAAATAAATATACAGATACATTAAAAAATCAGTTAAACAATAAATTAAATAAATCCCTTCTTCCTTTTCAAAAAACATACAATTATCCAAACTTAGTTCTTGTAAATAAAGATGGTCGGATAATTTATAAAACAAATCCAAAAGCTGATTATCTTATTTTTGGAAGAATATATGACCGTTATCAAGAGATTTTGACATATGCTCAAGATGGAATTTATTTTAATGAACCAAGAGTAGCCAAAGAACTTTCAGGCAATCTTAGTAGAATGGAAGCTATCGCACCTGTTTATGACCCAGAACAAAATGGTCTAAAAATCGGCTACATCATCGTTGAATTAGATATGCAAGTAGTCTATGATGTTGTTTCAGATACAACAGGATTAGGACAAACAGGAGAAATTGTTTTGGGAAGACAGAAAAGTAAAACTACCCTTACCTTTTTGAATAAATTGAAGAAACAGCACCACAATACACCCAAAATTATAGGTGATGGAAAAGCAGAAGGATTAGAAAGAGCATTAAAGGAAAAAACAACAGGATATGGATTTTCAATAGATTATAAAGGAAGTGAGACACTTTCAGCATGGAACTATATTGAGCCTGTTGGTTGGGGAATTGTTACGCAAATTGATAAAAGTGCCGTAGACAATGACTTGAATGGACTTGTGATGGCCTTTATTTTGACTGGTGGAGTCATTATTATTGTTGCTGGTGGAGTTGTTTTTGGTTTTTCTACTGTTCTTACTCGTCCTATCGAAAGATTACAAGTAGTGTTAGGAATCGTAGCAAAAGGAGAATTACCTAAAGAAATTAAGAAAGAAACCAATGATGAGATTGGTCAAATGACCGAAGCTGTTAATAATCTTGTTCAAGCTCTAAAGCGAACAGCAGACTTTGCCTATCAAATTGGAAAGGGAAATTATAAAGCCTCCTTTAAACCAATGGGAGATAATGACACCTTTGGAAATGCCTTGATTACGATGCGAGATAGCATTCAAGATGCAGATAGCAAGGACAAACAAAGAAACTGGATTGTGTCAGGTGTAGCAGAAGTAGGTGAAATTTTGCGTGAATATCAAACAATTGAAGAGCTTTCAGAAAAAATTATCGCTTTTATTACAGAAAAAATAAATGCTGTTCAAGGTAGTTTTTATATCGTAGAAGAAGACGAAATTACACAAGAAAGTAGTATTGTAATGCGTGCAACCTATGCGTATCACAAAAGAAAATACCTTAAAAAATCATTTCGTTTTGCAGAAGGATTAGTAGGACAAGCAGCCATTGAGCAAGATATTATTCTTCGCACAGAAATTCCAGATAATTACATGACCATTAGTTCGGGACTTTTAGGAGAACAAAAACCAAAGGCTTTACTTATCGTTCCTCTAATTACAGATGAAAAAGTGTATGGAGTGTTAGAATTTGCAGGACTTTCTTGTTTTACAGATACAGAAGTAAATTTTGTTCGTGAAATTAGTATTATCATTGCCAGAACGATTTTTAATATAAAAATCAATGATCGTACTATTTCTCTTCTTCAAGAATCTCAGCAAATGAGTGAAGAACTTCAATTACAACAAGAAGTTTTGCGCCAAAATGCCGAAGAAATGGAATCTACACAAGAAGAACTCCGTAAATCTAATGCCCGACTAGAAGAGCAAATTTTAGAAGTAAATCGTACTCAAAAACGCATGCAGGTTTTATTAGAAAATGCTTCTGAAGTAATTACAATTTATGAAAAAAATGGAAAAGTACGTTATATAAGTCCATCTATTGAATCCATTTTGGGTTATGAACAGTCTGAACTCATAGGTACAAATGATGTCGATAATGTTCAACAAGGAAGTAAAGAAACATTCAAACAGCTTTTTGAAAACCTTTTGGAACACCCAGACGAAAACATTACCATTCAATACGAATACCGTAAGAAAAATGGCGACCCTGTTTGGTTAGAAGCCACAGGAACAAACCGTTTGAGCGACCCAGCAATTAGAGGAATTGTTATCAACTCTAGGGATATTACAGAACGAAGACGTGCCGAACAAGAATCACGTATGCGTGGACAAATGCAAGCACTTTCTGAAAATTCTCCTGACCTTATCATGCGTATCAATCCAGAAGGCAAGATATTTTATGTCAATCCGACAATCAAAAATCTTACTGGTTTAGAACCTTCTTTACTGACAAATAAAATGATGAAAGGTTCAGAATTACCTATTGCCATTGTCAATCGAATTGAAGAGATTACAGACAAAGTAAATCGAACAGGAAATAAAGTTCTTAGAGAATTAGAAATTGATTCCGTTGCAGGAGAACGTGTCATGCAAACCACAGCTATTCCAGAATACAACGACCAAGCCTATTTAGAATCTATTTTGGTAGTATCTCATGATATTACAGAACGTAAAAGAAATGAATTTGAGGTAAGAGAAACCAACCGTAAAATTTCAGAAAGTATCAATTATGCAAGACGTATTCAGAGTGCAATATTGCCTGAAAGTCGTCATTTACAAAGTATTTTTTCAGATTCATTTATTTTCTACAAACCTAGAGATATTGTAAGTGGAGATTTTCCTTGGTATGTACAAAAAGGCGACGATGTGTATATTGCTGCCGTTGATTGTACAGGACATGGAGTACCAGGAGCTTTGATTTCACTTATTGGCTATTTTATTTTGAATGAAATAATAAGCTCTAGTCAAACAATACTTTCTCCTGCTCAAATATTAGACAGACTTAATAAAGGAGTTGCACAAACATTAAGACAAGATACAGAAGGAAATACCAAAGACGGTATGGACATTGCTCTTTGTCATATTAATACAAAACAAAATAAAGTAGAATTTGCTGGAGCGCATCGTCCTCTATATATTTTGCCAAAAGAAGGCGATTTAATACAAATAAAAGGTGATAGAAAACCAATTGGGGGAGGTGCTATTTATAATGCAAGTAGTGATTTTAGTAATCATAGCCAAACTATTTCAGAAGGAGATTCTATTTATATTTTCTCTGATGGTCTGCCTGACCAGTTTGGAGGAGAAGAGGATAAAAAGTTTTCATCAAAACAAATACGTGAACTTTTGATAAAAAATAGAACTCAAAATATGGAAGAAATGCACACTACTTTCGAAAACCGTTTTGAAGAATGGATGGGAAATAACAAGCAAATTGATGATATTTTAATGATCGGTATTAAGTTTTAA
- a CDS encoding GAF domain-containing protein translates to MRKIFQNSTWFGLALYVIGIFVSGFLLHEKFKTVGVSDENSDFLIGFVLAELLLGLILMLAFYVQWQHKKAQGDIIYVDRYVNEEKNVSEVQTRTLDWNNQREVLSKILKNPNKTQCSNDILKHICNELEAVSGAFYIAHTDTDVRRIELVATYAFALPDSQILLYEFGEGIAGQVAKVGQKTYIRNIPKGYLNVLSGLGESQPSVLLAVPIQQDNKEKKDNLVKGVIELASFKDFTTSEKEYIDKVADLVANHL, encoded by the coding sequence ATGAGAAAAATATTTCAAAATAGTACTTGGTTTGGGTTGGCACTATATGTCATTGGTATTTTTGTGTCTGGATTTTTATTACATGAAAAATTTAAAACTGTAGGAGTATCAGATGAAAATAGTGATTTTTTGATAGGCTTCGTGCTTGCAGAATTGCTTTTAGGACTTATTTTGATGCTTGCTTTTTATGTGCAATGGCAACACAAAAAAGCACAAGGAGATATTATTTACGTGGACAGATATGTAAATGAAGAAAAAAATGTATCTGAAGTACAAACAAGAACTTTAGACTGGAATAATCAAAGAGAAGTTCTATCCAAAATTCTCAAAAACCCAAACAAGACACAATGTTCAAATGATATACTCAAACATATTTGTAATGAGCTAGAAGCTGTTTCAGGAGCTTTTTATATTGCACATACGGATACAGACGTAAGAAGAATAGAACTTGTTGCTACTTATGCTTTTGCTTTGCCTGATAGCCAAATTTTACTTTATGAGTTTGGAGAAGGAATTGCTGGACAGGTAGCCAAAGTAGGACAAAAAACATATATTAGAAATATTCCAAAAGGATATCTCAATGTTCTTTCAGGTTTGGGAGAAAGTCAGCCTTCTGTATTGTTGGCTGTTCCGATACAACAAGATAATAAAGAAAAAAAAGACAATCTCGTAAAAGGAGTAATTGAACTAGCTTCTTTCAAAGATTTTACTACTTCAGAAAAAGAATACATAGATAAAGTTGCTGATTTAGTTGCCAACCATTTATAA
- a CDS encoding chemotaxis protein CheB: MVKETHLTNKYKAVVIGGSAGSFQPMVQILSSIPREFPLPIFLCLHRLKHVRHGFVEALSIKSQKEIVEPMDKENIKKGIVYLAPANYHMAVELGNSVSLNTEELINNSRPAIDITFESAAYVYRDKLIGILLSGANKDGAAGMQKIKLRKGLTIIQDIEESMINAMPLAAKNIVDIDYELKVDEIIDFLLKLNKIYQQ, translated from the coding sequence ATGGTAAAAGAAACACATCTTACAAATAAATACAAGGCAGTTGTTATTGGTGGTTCGGCAGGAAGTTTTCAACCTATGGTTCAGATTCTTTCTTCTATTCCTCGTGAATTTCCATTGCCTATATTTCTGTGTTTGCATCGGCTCAAACATGTTCGTCATGGTTTTGTAGAGGCCCTTTCTATAAAAAGTCAGAAAGAAATTGTCGAACCGATGGACAAAGAAAATATCAAAAAAGGAATTGTTTATTTAGCTCCAGCTAACTATCACATGGCAGTAGAACTTGGAAACTCTGTTTCTTTGAATACAGAAGAATTAATAAACAATTCTCGTCCAGCAATAGATATTACTTTTGAATCGGCTGCTTATGTATATCGTGATAAACTGATTGGTATCTTACTCTCAGGTGCAAATAAAGATGGAGCTGCAGGAATGCAAAAAATAAAACTCCGAAAAGGACTTACTATTATTCAAGATATTGAGGAAAGTATGATTAATGCAATGCCCTTGGCTGCCAAAAACATTGTAGATATTGATTATGAATTGAAGGTAGATGAAATTATAGACTTTTTATTAAAACTAAATAAAATCTATCAACAGTAA
- a CDS encoding CheR family methyltransferase, protein MSLNTGEIEIAELRKLTTFIKEKFDYNFKDYAMSSFRRRIRRMLDLYKLQTVDELIHILNTKEGFFEEFVSELTVNVTEMFRDPTFWRVLREHIIPNIMLNHNKISIWHAGCSSGEEIVSMSIVLDEMGILDKAKIVATDIDRSIIAKAKEGRYPLKHMEVNRKNYLRYQGKYSLEKYYTEVGSEAVINKDLLENVSYRKHDLVQGSVFSKFDLVLCRNVMIYFNQTLQNQVLHRLHESLFKYGYLVIGSKESLIWCDIAHKFIVVNNEEKIYKKIKD, encoded by the coding sequence ATGTCTTTAAATACAGGCGAAATAGAAATAGCAGAGCTACGCAAACTAACAACTTTTATCAAAGAAAAATTTGATTATAATTTTAAAGATTATGCCATGTCGTCTTTTCGAAGACGTATTAGGCGTATGCTTGATTTATATAAACTTCAAACGGTTGATGAACTAATCCATATTCTAAATACAAAAGAGGGATTTTTTGAAGAGTTTGTTTCTGAATTGACTGTAAATGTTACCGAAATGTTTCGTGACCCCACTTTTTGGCGTGTCTTGCGTGAACATATCATTCCCAACATAATGCTCAATCACAACAAAATAAGTATATGGCATGCTGGTTGTTCTTCGGGAGAAGAGATTGTTTCGATGTCTATTGTTTTAGATGAAATGGGGATTTTGGATAAAGCTAAAATTGTAGCAACAGATATCGACCGTTCTATTATTGCAAAAGCAAAAGAAGGACGTTATCCTCTCAAGCACATGGAAGTGAATCGTAAGAATTATTTGCGTTATCAAGGTAAATATTCTTTAGAAAAATATTATACAGAAGTGGGTTCTGAAGCTGTTATCAATAAGGATCTTTTAGAAAATGTATCCTATCGCAAACATGATTTGGTACAAGGAAGTGTTTTTTCAAAATTTGATTTGGTTTTGTGTAGAAATGTAATGATTTATTTCAATCAAACACTTCAAAATCAAGTTTTGCACCGTTTACACGAAAGTTTATTCAAATACGGCTATTTGGTTATTGGTTCGAAAGAATCTCTAATTTGGTGTGATATTGCACACAAGTTTATTGTAGTAAATAATGAAGAGAAAATTTATAAGAAAATCAAAGATTAA
- a CDS encoding ion transporter, whose protein sequence is MNYSILRMRVYTIIERGEKYDKKSLYFDYFIIVLVLLSVISTIWESYPEANQNYQKYFYGFEIISITVFTLEYLLRLWTAPLKYPYLPAWKAYLKYFLSFIALVDLIAILPFYLPFLGVGDLRLLRMMRLLRLLRVFKLNRYSRALNLVYDVLKERGEELVTTVFFALILLLVSSTLMYYVEHDINPQGFPNIIATLWWAVVTLTTVGYGDVVPITMLGKILNGITALIGIGVVALPTSILSAGFLEKVQERKRIEKEETEQIERQLLQELKERNGEIEEENKNSHSTHLCYCPHCGGKLPEID, encoded by the coding sequence ATGAATTATTCTATTCTTAGAATGCGAGTTTATACTATTATAGAGCGTGGCGAAAAGTATGATAAAAAAAGTCTTTATTTTGATTATTTTATAATTGTATTAGTTCTTTTAAGTGTAATTTCTACCATTTGGGAATCTTATCCAGAAGCAAATCAAAATTATCAGAAATATTTTTATGGCTTTGAGATTATTTCTATTACTGTTTTTACGCTAGAATATTTACTTAGGCTTTGGACTGCTCCTCTCAAATATCCTTATTTACCAGCTTGGAAAGCCTATTTAAAATATTTTCTTTCCTTTATTGCTCTTGTAGATTTAATTGCCATTTTGCCTTTTTATCTACCTTTTTTAGGTGTCGGCGATTTACGTCTTTTGAGAATGATGCGCCTTTTGCGTTTGCTTCGTGTCTTCAAACTCAATCGTTATTCTCGTGCCTTAAATTTGGTTTATGATGTTCTTAAAGAACGAGGTGAGGAGCTTGTAACAACTGTGTTTTTTGCACTTATTTTGCTTTTAGTTTCTTCTACACTCATGTATTATGTAGAACATGATATAAACCCACAAGGTTTTCCTAATATTATTGCTACTCTTTGGTGGGCTGTCGTTACACTGACTACTGTTGGTTATGGTGATGTTGTGCCTATTACCATGCTGGGGAAAATACTAAATGGTATCACAGCTCTTATCGGAATTGGTGTTGTAGCACTTCCTACTAGTATTTTGAGTGCTGGTTTTTTAGAAAAAGTACAAGAGCGTAAAAGAATAGAAAAAGAAGAAACAGAGCAGATAGAAAGACAACTTTTACAAGAGCTTAAAGAACGAAATGGAGAAATAGAAGAAGAAAATAAAAATTCTCATTCTACACACCTTTGTTATTGTCCTCATTGTGGGGGCAAATTGCCTGAAATAGATTAA
- a CDS encoding glycosyltransferase produces MKKYLPKGSKIYLMTLEQSHFKMSEAQKKEAKTKLQNDFDIHLLDFPYYPFGTRAMLNWTRIISTLVKIIYTKKIQFIHPFCVTAGAGGYILSKITGKKLIIDSFEPHAETMLESNTWTKNSRAFQILWNLEKMETKHASAFIPCVNEMKNYAKNRYGVDVSERCLESKPACVDLDLFDFNKRKDPKLVEELGLQDKIVSVYAGKFGSSYLEKEIFDFWKVCHNFWGDKFRVLILTSHKEEEINLYCKASDLNRNIVTAKFVFHEHIPAYIGLGDFGVTPFKPAASKRYGTPIKTGEYWSMGLPVVITPNISDDSETIEKYKIGSIMNEFTEKEYLRIAEEINELLIHKEETNLNQKIRKIAEKYRGFQIAHRVYDELYGENGRVWKF; encoded by the coding sequence ATGAAAAAATATTTACCAAAAGGTAGCAAAATTTATTTAATGACACTAGAGCAATCTCATTTTAAGATGAGCGAAGCGCAAAAAAAAGAAGCTAAAACAAAACTTCAAAATGATTTTGATATTCATTTGTTAGATTTTCCGTATTATCCTTTTGGAACTCGTGCAATGCTCAACTGGACACGAATAATTAGTACTCTAGTAAAAATAATTTATACCAAAAAAATACAATTTATACATCCTTTTTGTGTAACAGCAGGGGCTGGAGGTTATATTTTATCCAAAATTACAGGAAAAAAACTAATTATTGATAGCTTTGAGCCTCACGCAGAAACAATGCTAGAAAGTAATACATGGACAAAAAATAGTCGTGCTTTTCAGATTCTTTGGAACTTAGAAAAAATGGAAACAAAACATGCATCTGCTTTTATTCCCTGTGTAAACGAAATGAAAAATTATGCAAAAAATAGATATGGTGTAGATGTTTCTGAGCGTTGTTTGGAATCAAAACCTGCTTGTGTAGATTTAGATTTATTTGATTTTAATAAAAGAAAAGACCCCAAATTAGTAGAAGAGTTAGGATTACAAGATAAAATAGTAAGCGTTTATGCTGGAAAATTTGGAAGCTCATATTTGGAAAAAGAAATATTTGATTTTTGGAAAGTCTGCCATAACTTTTGGGGAGATAAATTCAGAGTTTTAATACTAACATCACATAAAGAGGAAGAAATAAATTTGTATTGCAAAGCAAGTGATTTGAATAGAAATATTGTAACAGCAAAATTTGTTTTTCATGAGCATATTCCTGCTTATATTGGTTTAGGAGATTTTGGAGTTACACCATTCAAACCTGCTGCATCCAAACGCTATGGAACACCAATAAAAACAGGTGAATATTGGTCAATGGGGCTTCCTGTGGTGATTACACCAAACATTTCAGATGATTCTGAGACTATAGAAAAATACAAAATTGGTTCAATTATGAATGAATTTACAGAAAAAGAATATCTACGAATTGCTGAAGAAATAAATGAGCTTTTAATCCATAAAGAAGAAACAAATTTGAATCAAAAAATAAGAAAAATTGCTGAAAAATATAGAGGGTTTCAAATTGCACACCGTGTTTATGATGAATTGTATGGCGAAAATGGGCGAGTTTGGAAGTTTTAA
- a CDS encoding MarR family winged helix-turn-helix transcriptional regulator: MKIEEALKTNKFKSDQHKAMINIMFTASWLRNKVVGKLKCYGISQEQYNVLRILRGSYPTPLCAKDITDRMIDKNSNTTRIMDKLIVKKYINKWRGEVDRREVNISITDSGLDLLKEIDEIEAINKPNYLNLSDTESVLLSTLLDKLREEKRD, from the coding sequence ATGAAAATAGAAGAGGCTTTAAAAACCAATAAATTCAAATCTGACCAGCACAAAGCAATGATAAATATTATGTTTACAGCAAGTTGGTTGCGTAACAAAGTCGTAGGCAAACTCAAATGTTATGGGATTTCGCAGGAGCAATATAATGTTTTGCGTATTTTGCGTGGCTCATATCCCACTCCATTGTGCGCCAAAGATATTACAGATAGAATGATTGATAAAAATTCGAATACAACTCGTATTATGGACAAATTAATTGTAAAAAAATATATTAATAAATGGCGTGGAGAAGTTGATAGAAGAGAGGTAAATATTTCAATTACGGACTCTGGATTAGACCTTTTGAAAGAAATTGATGAAATAGAAGCTATTAATAAACCTAATTATCTCAATCTTTCAGATACAGAATCAGTATTATTGAGTACACTTTTAGACAAATTAAGAGAGGAAAAAAGAGATTAA
- the rimM gene encoding ribosome maturation factor RimM (Essential for efficient processing of 16S rRNA), whose amino-acid sequence MNKENCFELGSLIKPHGLKGDIQAFWDTDNIDLYLNMESILVEQKGQLVPFFVENLRPQVGQKVIVKLEGIDTIEQAEEFRKLKLFLPDEFVPKLKEDEFFYHEIIGFMVSDTETGEIGKIETIYNLPQNDLLVINCNEKEVLIPLKKELIKEFNRENKSILMQLPEGLLEVYLSDDKEEEEKED is encoded by the coding sequence ATGAATAAAGAAAACTGTTTCGAACTCGGCTCACTCATCAAACCTCATGGACTCAAAGGCGATATTCAGGCATTTTGGGATACTGATAATATTGATTTATACCTAAATATGGAATCTATTTTGGTAGAACAAAAAGGACAATTAGTCCCTTTTTTTGTTGAAAATCTGCGCCCACAAGTTGGACAAAAAGTAATTGTAAAATTAGAAGGAATTGATACCATAGAACAAGCTGAAGAATTTCGTAAATTAAAATTATTTTTGCCTGATGAGTTTGTTCCAAAATTAAAAGAAGATGAGTTTTTTTATCATGAAATCATCGGTTTTATGGTTTCTGATACAGAAACAGGCGAAATTGGAAAAATAGAAACAATTTATAATCTTCCTCAAAATGATTTATTAGTTATAAATTGTAATGAAAAAGAAGTTTTGATTCCTCTTAAAAAAGAATTAATTAAAGAGTTTAATAGAGAAAATAAATCAATTTTGATGCAACTTCCAGAAGGACTTTTAGAAGTCTATTTGAGTGATGATAAGGAAGAGGAAGAAAAAGAAGATTAG